The genomic region AGTGGGTGCCTTCGGCGACCAGACGGAGGGCGAGCGGCGTCTTGTCCACGTAATAGTGGTCGTCCTCGCGAATCTTGGCGAAGGTTTGAATGCCGATGGGCAGCTTCTTGCGATGCATGGCGCCTCCATGCGTATGGTAGCACGCCCCATGGGGCGCGAACCCTGTCCGTCGGTCCTGCCTCGGCCATCTGGCGGGTGACCCGGGAGGTGTTGCCTGGAACCGTCGAGTCAGGCCTGGCGGCTGTCGGCGGCCTGCGCCACGTACCAGGGCAGGGCCGCCGTGAGGCCCTCGGCCAGCGAGTGGCTGGGCTGATAGCCGAGCAGGCGCTGGGCCTTGCCGATGTCTGCCAGCGAGTGGCGCACGTCGCCATCGCGGAAGGCCTGGTAGCGCGGCGACAGCTTTTCAGCCTGAGGCACCCAGGGCGCCAGCCCCGCCTGAATCAGTGCATAGAGCTCGTTCAGGCTGGTGCGTTGCCCGCAGGCCACATTGTAGACTTGGTTGGCGGCCTCGGGGTGGTCGCTGGTGCCGGCCAGCAGGTTGGCCTGCACCACGTTGTCGACGTAGCAGAAGTCGCGGCTGGTCTCGCCATCGCCGTTGATCGTGCCGGGTTCGCCCTGGAGCAGGCTGGCAATCCAGCGCGGAATCACGGCGGCGTAGGGGCCATCCGGTCGCTGGCGGCGACCGAACACGTTGAAGTAACGCAGCCCGATCACCGAGACGCCGTAGGTGCGGGCGAAGACCTCGGCGTAGACCTCGTCGACCCATTTGGTGACGGCATAGGGCGACAGGGGCCGTCCGGTCACGTGTTCCACCTTGGGCAGGCCGGGGTGGTCGCCATAGGTGGAGCTGGAACCCGCATAGACGAAGCGTTGCACGCCTGTGTCGCGGGCGGCGATCAGCATGT from Candidatus Sericytochromatia bacterium harbors:
- a CDS encoding AAA family ATPase; its protein translation is MHRKKLPIGIQTFAKIREDDHYYVDKTPLALRLVAEGTH
- a CDS encoding SDR family oxidoreductase, whose translation is MSSCPPQLQAALRQAPRTWLVTGAAGFIGANLVEALLQLDQRVVGLDNFATGLRQTLADVRATVGEAAWQRFEFLEGDITDLAICQRACRDSAIVLHQAALGSVPRSIADPLTSHRANVDGFLNMLIAARDTGVQRFVYAGSSSTYGDHPGLPKVEHVTGRPLSPYAVTKWVDEVYAEVFARTYGVSVIGLRYFNVFGRRQRPDGPYAAVIPRWIASLLQGEPGTINGDGETSRDFCYVDNVVQANLLAGTSDHPEAANQVYNVACGQRTSLNELYALIQAGLAPWVPQAEKLSPRYQAFRDGDVRHSLADIGKAQRLLGYQPSHSLAEGLTAALPWYVAQAADSRQA